In Nitrosomonas ureae, the sequence ACTTCATGACCTGTGCAGGGGTGAGATGATCCAGTAGCATCATCAGTGCCCGCAGGGTGTTGCGATGAGAGACGATCAGCACGTGTTTTCCTTGCCCGACTTCCGGTTGAATCGTATCCTGCCAATAAGGTTTGAGACGCGCTAGGGTTTGTTGCATACTCTCTCCCATTGGCAGTTCATCGCGATCAATAGTGGCATAATCGGATTGGTTGCCGGGATAGCGATAATCTCTTTTATTCAGGCCCGGGGGAGGGGCGTCAAATTTGATTTGACAACCCAGAATCGGCCAAATACCGAATTGCTTGATCGCCGACCAACGTCCCATGCCTTCCAGTGCCCCATAGTGACGCTCGTTTAAATGCCAGGTCTGTAGCACCGGAATATCCAAGTGCATGGCTGCCAGGACAATGCGTGAAGTTGATGTGGCGCGTTGCAATACGGAAGTAAAACACACATCAAATGTAAAGCCTGCACGTTTCAGCAAGTAGGCCGCTTGTTCAGCTTCCTGTTCACCTTTTGGGCTCAGTGCTACATCGCTCCAGCCGGTGAATTTTTTGTCACGATTCCAGATACTTTGCCCATGACGCAGCAACACCAGCTTTGTCGGGCTTTGCGGGGAAGTGTTTTCCGATGGGATAGCTTCTGGCATCAGCTACTTTGTCGCTGTGAGGGATGCGTGGCAGCTTCGGATGATTCGCGCCAAATTTGTTTCAGCGCTGGCCATAAGCCGCTGCGCAGTGTTTGGATATACTGGGAATTGTCTGTCAGATTATTGACCAAACGGCGCTGTGCCTTGCCAAGATTATGGTATGGCATGCTCATAAAGAGATGGTGCGTGGCATGGTAACGCAGACCGACGGGTGCCCACAGCGGCGTAATCAGGAAATTGCCGGGAATATTGATCGAATCCAGATACTGCTCAGGCAATGTCATTCTGCGATCTCCGGGGTTGCGATAAGCGTGAGCAACCAGCGTACGCAATGAATTGAGGATAAAAACAGTTACCGCGATCAAATACCAGAGTATCAATAACGAATAGGGGAAAACCTCTAATATCACCAATGCGATGACAGTTGTGCCAAACAAGCAAGCAGCAATTTCTTGCTGCCGCCAGTTAAGGTCGTTGCGAACAGCATTTTCAGCGCGCCGGTAAGTCGGATCAATCGTCAATGACGATGCACGTTCCCACACAACCTTGCGCAGCGGAGGGATCAGATAGGCAAGAGGCGTCAATACCACAAACCGCATTGCCAGAAAGATTGGGATCAGCAGCGACAATAGCACATACACCACTATTTCTCCGGGCTTACGCGTCGCAAACGGCAGATATTCCCCATCAGCATGGGTGCCATATACATCCGGTTTGTGATGATCATTATGCACGCCATCATAAGTAAACGAGGGGATCATGAATGGGATGCCACTCAAGAGATTCCATGCCAGACGGAAGTTTTGGAACGTGCCTTTTTTCAAATGTGCTAGCTCATGCACAAAAATCGCCGAGCGGTATAACGCCAGCACCGCGACTACAAAGCTACCCAGTTGCCACAGTGATAAAAACGGAGAAAACAATGCAGTGAAGAAAGCGGCCCAGCCCAGTGTGACATGAAACAGAAAATCAACCCAATATATCCACGGATTCGGTGTCATCAGGTCGCGCACCAGATGATGTGCTTCCCGCAATGGAAATTCCTTGATGTAAGGTCTTTCCTGTTCAATAATTTGTTCAGTCACTTGTTGTCTCGCACCCTTACAGTTATGGCCAGCAGGTTCGGAGATGTTTCATAATCTGCTGGTTGATATTTGTGTCCGTTTTGTTGATTTGACTTAAGTTCGGCACAGCCGGCCAACCTGCATCAACAAATTCCACTCCGGCGAATGACTTAGAGTGGGCATAGCGTGGCAGAACATGAAAATGCACATCCGGATCAACCATCATCAGCATCAGATAATTGATTCTGTCATATTGAAAAGCCCGGCTTAGCGTCAATTCGATATGGCGGGTTATCTCATGGAGTTCTGTAAAACTCGCCACACTCAACTCCGAGAAAGCTTTAGCCGGCTCATGTGCGACTAAAACCAGCGCACCCAGTGTAGCCTGCGCGGGGCGTAGTAATACTGACCAGTATTGATATGCTCGGATCACTGTTTCTGGTGCACCGAACTTGTGCATGGTAGCGTTGCAATCTGATGGAACCGAATTCTGCATCATACGAATTTACTCGCTAAAAATAATTCCCGCCCGCGCCAAGTCTTCGATAAAGTCGATTTCGCACCAACGAA encodes:
- a CDS encoding 2,3-bisphosphoglycerate-dependent phosphoglycerate mutase gives rise to the protein MPEAIPSENTSPQSPTKLVLLRHGQSIWNRDKKFTGWSDVALSPKGEQEAEQAAYLLKRAGFTFDVCFTSVLQRATSTSRIVLAAMHLDIPVLQTWHLNERHYGALEGMGRWSAIKQFGIWPILGCQIKFDAPPPGLNKRDYRYPGNQSDYATIDRDELPMGESMQQTLARLKPYWQDTIQPEVGQGKHVLIVSHRNTLRALMMLLDHLTPAQVMKLKLATGRPLVYELDQQCNALRHYYVDKLV
- a CDS encoding fatty acid desaturase family protein, with amino-acid sequence MTEQIIEQERPYIKEFPLREAHHLVRDLMTPNPWIYWVDFLFHVTLGWAAFFTALFSPFLSLWQLGSFVVAVLALYRSAIFVHELAHLKKGTFQNFRLAWNLLSGIPFMIPSFTYDGVHNDHHKPDVYGTHADGEYLPFATRKPGEIVVYVLLSLLIPIFLAMRFVVLTPLAYLIPPLRKVVWERASSLTIDPTYRRAENAVRNDLNWRQQEIAACLFGTTVIALVILEVFPYSLLILWYLIAVTVFILNSLRTLVAHAYRNPGDRRMTLPEQYLDSINIPGNFLITPLWAPVGLRYHATHHLFMSMPYHNLGKAQRRLVNNLTDNSQYIQTLRSGLWPALKQIWRESSEAATHPSQRQSS
- a CDS encoding HIT family protein, with product MHKFGAPETVIRAYQYWSVLLRPAQATLGALVLVAHEPAKAFSELSVASFTELHEITRHIELTLSRAFQYDRINYLMLMMVDPDVHFHVLPRYAHSKSFAGVEFVDAGWPAVPNLSQINKTDTNINQQIMKHLRTCWP